In one window of Chryseobacterium sp. JV274 DNA:
- a CDS encoding carboxymuconolactone decarboxylase family protein encodes MNYKEIAKETIGNLYKVHNSIRKSGIDEKLIALVELRVSQINGCAYCCSYHAKELSDFGFEQDAINRLPGWKHTNAFNDQQKLVLEWAEALTYSKDDWQTTKAKLTEQFTEREIVELTASITLMNTLNKLRIALAEKD; translated from the coding sequence ATGAATTACAAAGAAATTGCAAAAGAAACCATTGGAAATCTATACAAAGTCCACAATAGCATCCGAAAGTCCGGTATTGATGAAAAACTGATCGCTCTGGTAGAACTGCGTGTCTCTCAAATCAATGGATGTGCTTATTGCTGTAGTTATCATGCTAAAGAATTGTCTGATTTTGGCTTTGAACAGGATGCCATTAACAGACTTCCAGGTTGGAAACATACCAATGCCTTCAATGATCAGCAAAAGCTTGTTTTAGAATGGGCTGAAGCTCTCACTTACAGCAAAGATGATTGGCAAACGACCAAAGCAAAACTGACAGAGCAATTTACAGAACGGGAAATTGTAGAACTTACAGCAAGTATAACGTTGATGAATACTTTGAATAAGCTGAGGATTGCTTTGGCTGAGAAGGATTAA
- a CDS encoding thiamine pyrophosphate-dependent enzyme, translating into MQTTYIETQQISFQDFKNQILEDYRLGRISREMSYLGRREVLTGKAKFGIFGDGKELPQLAMAKVFRNGDFRSGYYRDQTFALAIDALTVESFFAQMYADTSVEREPASAGRQMNGHFATRSLNEDGSWKDLTAQKNISSDISPTAGQMPRLLGLAQASTIYKSVKFEGSEKFSREGNEIAFGTIGDASTAEGHFWETLNAACALQVPMIVSIWDDGYGISVPTKNQRAKADISEMLSGFQRKEGDNQGCEIIQVKAWDYPALLDAYAKAEHFARTESVPVVVHVIDVTQPQGHSTSGSHERYKNEERLAWEAEFDGLAKFKEWILNYSIEIDGNEEVIATTEELEAIDEEAKKIAKAGQKTAWENYQKAVSELIQSILPLVESLKGQNAEVETYISQFNKLVSKAKKDIFHLVRKALLATRGMNSAERNQLMQKYNEVAAVEKDNYSSHLYSQSEWKSENIQEIKPVYSDSSEDVDGRVVIRNNFDKIFEKYPETLIFGEDTGNIGDVNQGLEGMQEKYGALRIADTGIREATILGQGIGMAMRGLRPIAEIQYLDYVLYCLQGMSDDLATVHYRTKGGQKAPLIIRTRGHRLEGIWHSGSPMAGILNLSKGILVLVPRNLTKAAGFYNTMLQADEPAIIVECLNGYRLKEKQPDNLGEFTVPVGKIEVTKEGKDVTLVTYGSTWRIVTEAANELEKLGISAEVIDIQSLIPFDLSHEIAESVKKTNRLVVIDEDVEGGTTGFILQQILEKQKAFRYLDSDPLTISANDHRPAYASDGDYFSKPSTDDMVEKIYAMFNETNPQKYPAIF; encoded by the coding sequence ATGCAAACAACCTATATTGAAACACAGCAAATATCCTTTCAAGATTTTAAAAATCAGATACTTGAAGATTACAGGTTAGGAAGGATCTCTCGTGAAATGTCTTATCTCGGAAGGAGAGAAGTACTCACTGGAAAAGCTAAATTCGGAATTTTTGGGGATGGAAAAGAACTTCCTCAGCTTGCAATGGCGAAAGTTTTCAGAAATGGAGACTTCCGTTCAGGATATTACAGGGATCAGACTTTTGCATTGGCAATAGATGCCTTAACGGTAGAAAGTTTCTTTGCACAGATGTATGCAGATACAAGCGTGGAAAGAGAGCCTGCTTCAGCTGGAAGACAAATGAACGGGCATTTTGCAACAAGAAGTTTAAATGAAGACGGAAGCTGGAAAGATTTGACGGCTCAGAAAAATATCTCTTCGGATATTTCTCCTACAGCAGGACAAATGCCAAGATTATTGGGATTGGCTCAGGCTTCTACAATTTATAAAAGTGTAAAATTTGAAGGTTCAGAAAAATTCTCAAGAGAAGGGAACGAAATAGCTTTTGGAACAATTGGAGATGCTTCTACAGCAGAAGGTCATTTCTGGGAAACTCTGAATGCGGCATGTGCACTTCAGGTTCCTATGATTGTTTCTATCTGGGATGATGGATACGGAATTTCAGTTCCTACTAAAAATCAAAGAGCAAAAGCTGACATCAGTGAGATGCTAAGCGGTTTCCAGAGAAAAGAAGGAGATAATCAGGGATGTGAAATCATTCAGGTGAAAGCTTGGGATTATCCTGCATTATTGGATGCATATGCTAAGGCAGAACATTTTGCAAGAACAGAAAGTGTACCGGTAGTGGTTCATGTAATTGATGTTACTCAGCCTCAAGGGCACTCTACATCCGGATCTCACGAAAGATATAAAAATGAAGAACGTCTGGCTTGGGAAGCTGAGTTTGACGGATTGGCAAAATTTAAAGAATGGATTCTGAACTATTCTATTGAAATTGATGGAAATGAAGAGGTGATTGCTACTACTGAGGAGCTTGAAGCCATTGATGAAGAAGCAAAAAAGATAGCAAAAGCAGGACAGAAAACGGCTTGGGAAAACTATCAGAAAGCAGTATCAGAACTTATTCAGTCTATTTTACCTTTAGTAGAAAGCCTTAAAGGGCAGAATGCTGAAGTTGAAACATACATTTCTCAATTCAATAAGCTTGTTTCAAAAGCTAAAAAGGATATTTTCCATTTAGTAAGAAAAGCTTTACTGGCAACAAGAGGAATGAACTCTGCAGAAAGAAATCAATTGATGCAGAAATACAATGAAGTGGCTGCTGTTGAAAAAGACAACTATTCATCTCACTTATACTCTCAGTCGGAGTGGAAGTCTGAAAACATTCAGGAGATTAAGCCGGTATATTCCGACAGTTCTGAAGATGTTGATGGAAGAGTAGTGATCAGAAATAACTTTGACAAAATTTTTGAAAAATATCCTGAAACTTTAATTTTTGGTGAAGATACCGGAAACATTGGTGACGTAAACCAGGGATTGGAAGGAATGCAGGAAAAATACGGTGCTTTACGTATCGCTGATACAGGAATCCGTGAAGCAACCATTCTTGGACAGGGAATTGGTATGGCAATGAGGGGTTTGAGACCAATCGCTGAAATCCAGTACCTGGACTATGTTCTTTACTGTTTACAGGGAATGAGTGATGATCTGGCAACCGTACATTACAGAACGAAAGGAGGGCAGAAAGCTCCATTGATCATCAGAACAAGAGGTCACAGATTAGAAGGAATCTGGCATTCAGGTTCTCCAATGGCAGGTATTCTTAACCTTTCAAAAGGAATTCTGGTATTGGTACCTAGAAACCTTACTAAAGCTGCCGGATTCTACAACACTATGCTTCAGGCTGACGAACCTGCGATCATCGTAGAATGTCTGAACGGATACAGATTGAAAGAGAAACAACCTGATAACTTAGGAGAATTCACTGTTCCTGTAGGTAAAATTGAAGTAACAAAAGAAGGAAAAGACGTTACTTTGGTCACTTACGGTTCTACGTGGAGAATTGTAACAGAAGCAGCTAACGAATTGGAAAAATTAGGGATTTCGGCAGAAGTAATTGATATTCAGTCATTGATTCCTTTCGATTTATCTCACGAAATAGCTGAAAGTGTTAAGAAAACCAACAGATTAGTAGTGATTGACGAAGATGTGGAAGGAGGAACTACAGGATTCATCTTACAGCAGATTCTTGAAAAGCAAAAAGCATTCAGATATCTGGATTCAGATCCGTTGACGATCTCTGCAAATGATCACAGACCTGCCTATGCAAGTGATGGTGACTACTTCAGTAAGCCGTCTACAGACGATATGGTAGAAAAAATCTACGCAATGTTTAATGAAACAAATCCTCAGAAATATCCTGCGATATTCTAA
- a CDS encoding sterol desaturase family protein yields the protein MMDFLMSEDGLENVYAWAIPLHATVILAEMIYSHVSEAKLYSGKDLATNVYLALMNFGLDLIMKAFAMGVMFFFYNHRLFSWDLSVWYLLACFIITDFAYYVLHYVDHRSRAFWAVHITHHSSEYFNLTTGFRSPVLQPLYRYLYFSPLAFLGFNPWHIMVAYAIGQVYGTWVHTQTVKRMGFLEYILVTPSHHRVHHACNVKYLDKNMGMCLIIWDKIFGTFQKEDPNIPVKYGIYPKMPDNRPDTVLFYEWRKIWKDLKQPGLKFTDRINYIFNSPGWRHDGTGKTVRQYQKEYFAKQAKKKEQQQTQEEQKTA from the coding sequence ATGATGGATTTTCTTATGAGCGAGGATGGGCTGGAAAATGTGTATGCATGGGCTATCCCGTTGCATGCAACCGTTATTTTAGCTGAAATGATTTACAGCCATGTTTCAGAAGCTAAGCTATATAGCGGGAAAGATCTTGCTACCAATGTTTATCTGGCATTGATGAACTTTGGTCTGGACCTTATCATGAAAGCATTTGCCATGGGCGTTATGTTTTTCTTCTACAATCACAGACTTTTTTCATGGGACCTTAGTGTATGGTATCTGCTGGCTTGTTTTATAATCACAGATTTTGCCTATTATGTACTGCATTATGTTGACCATCGTTCCAGAGCATTCTGGGCAGTTCATATCACGCACCACAGTTCAGAATATTTTAACCTTACAACAGGATTCAGAAGCCCTGTACTACAGCCGCTTTACAGATATTTATATTTTTCACCACTTGCATTTTTAGGATTTAATCCGTGGCATATTATGGTGGCTTATGCCATTGGTCAGGTATATGGAACGTGGGTTCATACACAGACTGTGAAGCGTATGGGATTTTTAGAATATATTCTTGTCACTCCTTCCCACCATCGTGTTCATCATGCATGTAATGTAAAATATCTGGATAAGAACATGGGAATGTGCCTGATCATCTGGGATAAAATATTTGGAACCTTTCAAAAAGAAGATCCTAATATTCCTGTAAAGTATGGGATTTATCCCAAAATGCCGGATAACAGACCAGATACAGTCCTTTTTTATGAATGGAGAAAAATCTGGAAAGATCTCAAACAGCCAGGATTAAAATTCACTGACAGAATCAATTATATTTTCAATTCACCGGGGTGGAGACATGACGGAACCGGAAAAACGGTAAGACAATACCAGAAAGAATATTTTGCAAAACAGGCAAAAAAGAAAGAACAACAGCAAACTCAGGAAGAGCAGAAAACTGCTTAA
- a CDS encoding bacteriocin-like protein — protein sequence MKNLKKLTKSTLKNIIGGNAPQCEGDTVACRHKAENGVPAYWSCEPAATGCRFL from the coding sequence ATGAAAAATCTAAAGAAATTAACAAAATCGACATTAAAAAACATCATCGGAGGAAATGCACCACAGTGTGAAGGAGATACTGTTGCCTGCCGCCACAAAGCTGAAAATGGAGTTCCTGCCTACTGGTCATGCGAACCAGCTGCAACAGGATGCAGATTCTTATAA
- a CDS encoding NADH:flavin oxidoreductase: MSTSSLFKPFQYKNLQLKNRIVMAPMTRAQSDNGVPTQNIADYYGRRAASEVGLILSEGTVINRPGSKNMQHIPDFYGTEALNGWKNVIDTVHQNGGKMGPQIWHVGDTRMSEDYPLVSMEKASTMTIEDIQDTIAQFAASAKSAKDLGFDCIEIHGAHGYLIDQFFWELTNTRTDEYGGKRLKERSRFAVEVVKAIRAAVGDDFTIIIRLSQWKQQDYKTRLAFTPNEMEEWLLPLKEAGVDIFHCSQRRFWESEFEGSDLNFAGWAKKITGQPTITVGSVGLNGDFLNAFAGQGTEKTDLTELIRRLDNEEFDLVAVGRAILQDHQWVQKIKDGNTEALLDFSAESMGVLF, from the coding sequence ATGAGCACATCATCATTATTTAAACCGTTTCAATACAAAAATTTACAGCTTAAAAATAGAATCGTAATGGCTCCTATGACCAGAGCACAGTCTGACAATGGAGTTCCAACTCAGAATATTGCAGACTATTATGGGAGAAGGGCCGCTTCAGAAGTAGGATTGATTCTTTCCGAAGGAACTGTGATCAACAGACCGGGATCAAAAAACATGCAGCATATTCCTGATTTCTATGGTACAGAAGCTTTAAACGGCTGGAAAAACGTAATAGATACCGTACATCAGAATGGAGGTAAAATGGGCCCTCAGATCTGGCATGTAGGAGATACAAGAATGTCCGAGGATTATCCTTTAGTTTCAATGGAAAAGGCTTCAACAATGACCATTGAAGATATTCAGGATACCATTGCACAGTTTGCAGCATCTGCAAAATCAGCAAAAGACCTTGGTTTCGACTGTATTGAAATTCATGGAGCTCACGGTTATCTGATCGACCAATTTTTCTGGGAGTTGACTAATACAAGAACAGATGAATATGGCGGTAAAAGATTAAAGGAAAGAAGTAGATTTGCTGTGGAAGTTGTAAAGGCTATCAGAGCAGCAGTAGGAGATGATTTTACCATTATCATCCGTCTTTCACAATGGAAACAGCAGGATTATAAAACCAGACTGGCATTCACTCCAAATGAAATGGAAGAGTGGTTGTTACCTTTAAAAGAAGCTGGTGTAGATATTTTCCACTGTTCGCAGCGTCGTTTCTGGGAATCTGAATTTGAAGGTTCTGATTTAAACTTTGCGGGATGGGCTAAAAAAATTACAGGACAGCCAACTATTACAGTAGGTTCTGTAGGTTTGAACGGAGATTTTCTTAACGCTTTTGCAGGACAGGGAACAGAAAAGACAGATCTTACGGAGCTGATCAGAAGACTTGATAATGAAGAATTCGATCTTGTTGCGGTAGGAAGAGCCATTTTGCAGGATCATCAATGGGTACAGAAGATCAAAGATGGAAACACTGAAGCTCTTCTGGATTTTTCAGCAGAAAGTATGGGCGTTTTATTTTAA
- a CDS encoding winged helix-turn-helix transcriptional regulator has product MKKNELMQYSCPLGKAMAALGSKWKPIIVLVIKDRKLRFGELAVRINVISRKVLTDQLREMEADGLVIREEFKELPPRVEYSLTEKGLALLPILYLLEEWEAKYQVKGQHENKDCAFLNEEVKNKKAVNV; this is encoded by the coding sequence ATGAAAAAGAATGAATTAATGCAATACAGCTGTCCTCTGGGTAAGGCAATGGCCGCTTTAGGAAGCAAATGGAAACCTATTATAGTTCTTGTTATTAAAGACAGGAAGTTACGTTTTGGAGAACTGGCAGTACGCATTAATGTCATTTCCAGAAAGGTATTAACGGATCAACTGAGGGAAATGGAAGCCGATGGACTGGTGATCCGTGAAGAGTTTAAGGAACTCCCTCCAAGAGTAGAATATTCTCTTACAGAAAAAGGACTGGCATTGTTACCGATCTTATATTTACTGGAGGAATGGGAAGCAAAATATCAGGTGAAAGGACAGCATGAAAATAAAGACTGTGCTTTTTTGAATGAAGAAGTAAAAAATAAAAAGGCTGTCAATGTTTGA
- a CDS encoding polyprenyl synthetase family protein, with amino-acid sequence MANTVEEIKRPINDEMKLFEQKFYESMQSKVALLDKVTRFIVTTKGKQMRPMFVFLCAKLVGEVTEKTYRGASMIELIHTATLVHDDVVDESFKRRNFFSINALWKNKIAVLVGDYLLSKSVLLSTDHKDYDLLGVISRTIREMSEGELLQLEKARKLDITEDVYYEIIRQKTATLIAACCEIGVLSNNADEALAKKMMDFGTFTGMAFQIKDDLFDYLSSNVIGKPVGIDIKEQKMTLPLIHTLKIADEKDRKYYFDTIKRYNNNPKRVKELIEFVKNSGGLEYAIKVMKDFQQKAKDLLNEFPDSEARKSLHSMLDYVIERKF; translated from the coding sequence GTGGCAAATACAGTAGAAGAGATTAAACGACCGATCAATGATGAAATGAAACTTTTTGAACAGAAGTTTTATGAATCAATGCAGAGTAAAGTAGCTTTATTAGATAAAGTAACCCGTTTTATTGTTACCACCAAAGGAAAACAGATGCGTCCAATGTTTGTATTTCTCTGTGCCAAACTGGTGGGTGAAGTGACTGAAAAAACGTATCGTGGTGCGTCTATGATCGAGCTGATTCATACGGCTACTCTTGTACATGATGATGTAGTGGATGAAAGTTTTAAACGTCGTAATTTCTTTTCAATCAATGCTTTGTGGAAGAATAAAATTGCGGTTTTGGTAGGTGATTATCTTTTGTCAAAATCCGTACTATTATCTACAGATCATAAAGATTATGACTTGCTTGGTGTAATCTCCAGAACAATCCGGGAAATGTCAGAAGGAGAGCTTCTTCAGCTGGAAAAAGCGAGAAAACTGGATATTACTGAAGATGTTTATTATGAAATTATCCGCCAGAAAACAGCGACTCTGATTGCTGCCTGCTGTGAAATAGGAGTTCTTTCCAATAATGCAGACGAAGCTTTGGCTAAGAAGATGATGGATTTTGGGACCTTTACAGGAATGGCATTTCAGATCAAAGATGACCTTTTCGATTATTTAAGTTCAAACGTGATTGGAAAGCCTGTAGGAATTGATATTAAAGAACAGAAAATGACCCTGCCTTTAATTCATACCCTGAAAATAGCTGATGAGAAGGATAGAAAGTATTATTTCGATACCATAAAACGTTATAATAACAACCCGAAACGTGTAAAAGAGCTTATAGAATTCGTTAAAAACTCCGGAGGATTGGAATATGCCATTAAGGTAATGAAAGACTTTCAGCAGAAAGCAAAAGATCTCCTCAATGAGTTTCCGGATTCTGAAGCAAGAAAATCGTTACATAGTATGTTAGATTATGTAATTGAAAGAAAGTTTTAA
- a CDS encoding RNA polymerase sigma factor, with amino-acid sequence MEQELLLECQRNDRNAQRKVYEKMAGRLYAVCRRYLKNDEDIEEVLADTFYKIFTKITQLQNAQTFEAWARKIAVNECLQKLRSSKGLLISLEENFMDPSEGTTENLSLEKDILSLLNFLPEGCRAIFNLFAIEGYPHKEIAAMLSISEGTSKSQLNFARKKLQELLVNQNI; translated from the coding sequence ATGGAACAAGAATTATTATTGGAATGCCAGCGTAACGACCGCAATGCACAGCGGAAGGTTTACGAGAAAATGGCGGGCAGGCTTTACGCAGTCTGCAGACGCTATTTGAAAAACGATGAAGATATAGAAGAAGTATTGGCAGATACGTTTTATAAAATCTTCACGAAAATTACCCAGCTTCAAAATGCTCAAACCTTTGAAGCATGGGCCAGAAAAATTGCGGTGAACGAATGCCTGCAGAAATTAAGATCTAGTAAGGGATTGTTGATTTCTCTTGAAGAAAATTTCATGGATCCTTCTGAAGGAACCACAGAGAACCTTTCCCTTGAAAAAGATATTCTGAGTTTACTGAATTTTCTTCCCGAAGGCTGCAGAGCGATCTTTAATCTTTTCGCTATTGAAGGATATCCTCATAAAGAAATAGCCGCAATGCTTTCCATCAGTGAAGGTACTTCAAAATCACAGCTCAATTTTGCAAGAAAAAAGCTGCAGGAACTTTTAGTGAATCAAAACATTTAA
- a CDS encoding aminopeptidase C produces MKNAKIASLLFVLSAGSMMFAQDDLINKLKNNQSQNANFQFTTLKDVGATSVKNQGSSGTCWSYSGNSFLESEMQRMDKKPVDLAEIFTARNSYHDKAKLYVLNNGAISWGDGGELHDVINMYKKYGAVPQDVYTGLKAGQTTNNFKEMQGKLKPVLDSLVQASSKGKLTDNWMDSVDAILDEYLGKVPANFTYEGKNYTPKTFAKEVVGINAEDYVELSSYKDYAYYEKFVVPIPDNWSHDSDWNVPMKDLTAIIDNAVTKGYSVGWATDVSEPYFSYKNGVAYVPDMELDQITAENKQTLFTEPKKDKTITEDMRQKALNNLSTTDDHGMHIVGLAKDQTGKEYYMVKNSWGVTNDFAGYLYVTRPYVEYKSTAILVHKNAIPKSILKQLKPTKNIGL; encoded by the coding sequence ATGAAAAATGCCAAAATTGCATCATTACTTTTTGTTTTGTCTGCAGGAAGTATGATGTTTGCCCAAGATGACTTAATCAACAAGTTAAAAAACAACCAATCACAAAACGCTAATTTTCAGTTCACAACGTTAAAAGACGTTGGTGCAACTTCTGTAAAAAACCAGGGTTCATCAGGAACTTGCTGGAGCTATTCAGGTAATTCTTTCCTTGAATCTGAAATGCAGAGAATGGACAAAAAACCTGTAGATCTTGCTGAGATTTTTACAGCGAGAAACTCTTATCATGATAAAGCGAAATTATATGTTTTGAATAATGGCGCAATCAGCTGGGGTGACGGAGGAGAACTTCACGACGTAATCAATATGTACAAGAAGTATGGAGCAGTTCCTCAGGATGTGTACACAGGATTAAAAGCCGGACAAACTACGAATAACTTCAAGGAAATGCAGGGGAAACTGAAGCCTGTTCTTGACAGTCTTGTTCAAGCTTCTTCAAAAGGAAAACTTACAGATAACTGGATGGATTCTGTAGATGCTATTCTTGATGAATATTTAGGAAAAGTACCTGCTAACTTCACATATGAAGGGAAGAATTACACTCCGAAAACATTTGCAAAGGAAGTAGTGGGAATCAATGCTGAAGATTATGTAGAATTATCTTCTTATAAAGATTATGCATATTATGAGAAATTTGTAGTTCCGATTCCTGATAACTGGAGCCACGATTCTGACTGGAATGTTCCAATGAAAGATCTTACAGCGATCATCGACAATGCAGTAACGAAAGGATATTCTGTAGGCTGGGCAACTGACGTTTCTGAGCCTTATTTCTCTTACAAAAATGGTGTAGCTTATGTTCCGGATATGGAGCTTGATCAGATCACTGCAGAGAATAAGCAAACTTTATTTACAGAGCCTAAAAAAGATAAAACAATCACTGAAGATATGCGTCAGAAAGCACTTAATAACCTTTCTACAACGGATGATCATGGTATGCATATCGTAGGTTTGGCAAAAGATCAAACGGGTAAAGAATATTATATGGTGAAAAATTCATGGGGAGTAACCAATGATTTCGCCGGATATCTTTATGTAACAAGACCTTATGTTGAATACAAATCAACAGCGATCCTTGTTCACAAAAATGCAATCCCGAAAAGCATCTTAAAACAATTGAAACCAACTAAGAATATTGGTTTATAA